The region CGAACAATACGCCATTCAAACCGGTCAGCACCCAGCCGTTACGACCGAACAAAACCTGACTCGGTACATCGAGCAATTAAAAAATATTGGGTTCAGCTACGACTGGAGCCGCGAAGTTCGCACCTCCGACCCCTCGTATTATAAATGGACGCAGTGGATTTTTATGGAGTTGTTCCGGTCGTGGTACAACAAAGAAACTGATAAAGCCGAACCCATCGAAACACTGCTGGCAAAGTTTGTCGCCAATGGAACGGCGGGTGTACAGGCCGTTTGCGATGAAAACGCCCCTGCGTTTACCGCCGACGAATGGAACGTCATGACCGAAACGGAGCAGTACGAGATGTCGCTCAAATACCGGTTAACGTTTCTGGCCGATGCCGTTGTGAACTGGTGCCCAGCGCTGGGAACGGTTCTGGCCAATGATGAAGTAAAAGACGGCGTTTCGGAGCGGGGTGGCTACCCGGTGGAGCAGAAGCTCATGCGCCAGTGGATGATGCGCATCACCGCCTACGCGGATCGGCTGCTGACCGGCCTGGATACCATCGACTGGACCGAATCGCTGAAAGAACAGCAGCGGAACTGGATCGGTAAGTCGGTCGGCGCGAGCGTGAAATTTCCTATTGCCGAGGTAGACGAGAACGCATCCGCTTCGTTCATCGAAGTGTTTACCACCCGCGTCGACACGATCTATGGGGTTACGTTTATGGTACTGGCTCCCGAGCATGAGCTGGTTTCGACACTGACAACGCCGGAACAGAAGGAAGCCGTAGAAGCCTACGTAAATGCTGCCAAACTCCGTTCGGAGCGCGACCGAATGGCCGACACAAAGGTTATATCGGGTGTTTTTACCGGCAGTTACTGCGTAAATCCGTTTAACGACGAGAAGGTGCCCATTTACCTGGCCGATTATGTACTAGCAGGGTATGGCACTGGGGCGGTCATGGCCGTTCCCTCGGGCGACCAGCGCGACTGGAACTTTGCCAAACATTTCAACCTGCCCATCGTACCCATTCTGGATAGCCAGAAGGCTGTAGAGGAACAGGCCGACAATACCAAAGAGGGTCATTACATCAACTCAGGTATGATCAATGGCATGACGTACAAAGAGGCTACGGCAACGTTGATTACGTGGCTGGAAGAACGTGGGCTGGGCAAGGGTAAAGTCAACTACCGGATGCGCGATGCGGTCTTCAGCCGCCAGCGTTACTGGGGCGAACCCGTTCCGGTTTACTTTAAGGAAGGTGGTTCGACGGGTAAACTTCCGTACCTGATCGACGAGAGCGACCTGCCGCTGGAGTTGCCCGCCGTGGACAAATACCTGCCTACCGAAACGGGCGAGCCACCACTGGGCCGCGCCGAGGACTGGAAATATAAGGGTAAATACGAGTACGAATTAAGCACCATGCCCGGCTGGGCGGGTTCGTCCTGGTACTGGTACCGGTACATGGACCCGCAAAACAACGACGAATTTGCCAGCAAAGATGCGATCGATTACTGGCAGAATGTGGACCTGTATATCGGTGGCACCGAACACGCTACCGGTCACTTGCTCTATAGCCGTTTCTGGAACAAGTTCCTAAAAGATCGCGGTTACGTGCCGCAGGAAGAGCCGTTCAAAAAGCTCATCAACCAAGGCATGATTCAGGGGCGTTCTATGCTGGTTTATAGAGTAAAGGATTCAGAAGGTCAAGGAAAAACACCTGTATTTGTATCCTTTGGTTTGAAAAACCAGTACGAAACAACAGAATTGCACGTAGATGTTAATATCGTTGAAAATGATGTCTTAGACACAGAAGCATTTAAACATTGGCTTCCTGATTACAAGAATGCAGAGTTTATTCTAGAGAATGGTAAGTACGTATGTGGAAGTGTCGTAGAGAAAATGTCGAAACGGTATTACAACGTTGTCAATCCTGATGACATTGCTGAACGATACGGCGCTGATGTGCTTCGGTTATATGAAATGTTCCTGGGGCCGCTGGAACAGGCGAAACCCTGGAACACCAATGGTATTGATGGCGTGTATCGCTTTATCCGTAAGTTCTGGCGGTTGTTCTACAAAGACACTGCTGCCGGGGCGTCGGATGAAGGAGCGAACCAGTGGATTGTAACCGACGAACAGCCCACGCCCGCCGAGTTGAAAGTCCTGCATAAGACGATCAAAAAGACGGAAGAAGACATTGAACTGTATTCGTTCAATACATCGGTAAGTTCGTTCATGATTTGCGTCAATGAACTGGCCACGCTGAATTGCCACAAACGGGCAGTTCTTCAGGATTTAGTGTTGCTTTTATCGCCTTACGCCCCGCACATCACAGAAGAACTGTGGGCCGCGCTGGGTAACGAGCCGGGCAGCATTTCATCGGCCGAATTTCCGAAGTTCAACCCCAATTACCTGATTGAGGATTCGTTCGAATATCCGATTCAGATCAACGGGAAAGTACGCACAACGATCAGTTTCGCCATCGACCGCGCCCCTACGGAAATCGAACGGGAAGTGCTGGCCGACGAAATCGTTCAGAAATGGATGGAGGGCAAGACACCCAAAAAAGTGGTGGTAGTGCCCAAACGGATTGTCAACGTGGTGCTGTAGGTTTGTGTCGTGATGTTCCGTGGTGTCGGGTTTGACCGGGCTGGCGTTCCAGAACCCGACACCACGAGACACTACACATAAAAAAAGGGCCTCTTCGCGCGAAGAGGCCCTTTTTTTATGTGTACTAAGCCAGAATAGCTGTCAGTACTATTCAACGGGAATAATGGTTAACGATTTCTGGTTATCAATAGGTTAAGTGCCGTAGGCACGGAATGTTTGTAGAACAGGGTGGTCGTGCAGTCGACTGGCGTGCCGTAGGTACGCAATAATTGGTAAGGGTTACGTACCTACGGCACGCCAGTCGACTGCACGACCCCTATTCTACAAATATTAGTCCGCTACGCGGCCACTATTCACGTTATTCAGGCTGCAATTGGTTCCGCTTCCTGAGCGGCCAGCGCGTCGCGTACCTGCGCCGTCAGGGTAAGCGAATGCTTCCTGGCTTCATGGTCGTAAATCGGGGCGGTGATAATCAGTTCATCCGCTTTCGTTTGTTCGATAAAACTCGCCAGTCCGCGTTGTACGGTCTCCGGCGAACCAACGGCCGAACACCGCAGGACGGAGTCGATACCGGCAAGTTCATAGTCATCCCAGCGGCCCTCCAGCGTATCGACAGGGGGCTGCATCTGCCGCGCCTTACCCCGACGAATATATAGAAACTGCTGTTGAACCGACGTAAACAGACGCTGTGCTTCCGCGTCCGTATCGGCCGCAATGACATTGACCGCCACCATCGCATACGGTGCTTTCAGCTGCTCCGATGGCTGAAACTGTGTCCGGTAAACTTGTAAAGCACGCAATAATTCGGCGGGAGCAAAGTGGGAGGCAAACGCATAAGGCAGGCCCAGCATGGCCGCTAATTGAGCACCAAACAGGCTCGACCCTAAAATCCAGATGGGTATATTCAGGCCCGTACCCGGTATCGCCTGTACAAACTGATTGGTATCGTCGGGCTGGAAGTAATGCTGTAGTTCAACGACATCCTGCGGGAACGTATCTGGTCCGTTGGCCGCCCGGCGTAAGGCTCGGTATGTAGCCTGGTCCGAACCGGGTGCGCGGCCCAGTCCCAGATCGATACGGCCGGGGTAGAGGGATTCCAGCGTGCCGAACTGCTCGGCAATGACCAGCGGGGAATGATTAGGCAGCATAATTCCGCCGGAACCCACCCGAATGGTATTGGTACCACCCGCGACATACCCAATCACGACCGAAGTGGCCGCACTGGCAATGCCCGGCATGTTGTGATGCTCAGCCAGCCAATATCGGTTATAGCCCAACTGCTCAGCGTGTTGGGCCAAATTTAATGTATTTCGCAGTGCCTGCGTGGCGGTGTTGCCTTCCACGATGGGCGATAAATCAAGAACTGAAAAGGGAATCATAGCTCGTTGCTTTTTAGTAGTAACCAAAAAGAGTGAGTAATCAATCCTAATGCACCCCGATTTTGGTGTAGGATGAAAATATGATTGCAGTATCTTTTGCTAGTTTCTATACTAAAGCAGTAATTGCAACTAAGCAAAAGTGAACTATCCTACAAAAATCATAACACCATTGGCATGATTCCTTCTCCACCTGTTGACCACGCACATGTAACGTTTTATCCACCGGCCCCCGACCTGTCCGATACCGGTTTTTTAGACCCATCAGCCACGTTTAGAAAAGAAGTCAGACGAACGCTGGCAGGAATTATCGGCTTTGCCGGTCTCTATCTGTTGCTGGTCGGGTTTGGTGTAGCACTCGGGTATGTTTGTGTGCTGAGTACCATCTGGTTAATAAGCTTTTCTATAAATAAATTTACATTGATCATTGGCGTGGGGCTGATTGCGCTTGGCGTCATGTTTCTGCTCTTTCTGGTAAAATTTCTCTTTGCCGTATACAAGAATCAAAACGCCCAGCGGATTGAAATTACCGCTGAGGATCACCCGAATCTGGTGAGGTTTATTCATAAACTGGCCGAAGAGGTGAACGCTCCTAAGCCGTATAAGATATTCCTGTCGCCGAATGTCAATGCCTGTGTCTTTTACAATTCCAGCTTCTGGAGTTTGATCATGCCCGTACAAAAGAACCTTGAAATTGGACTGGGTTTGGTTAACTCTGTTAACATGAGCGAGTTCAAAGCGGTTATGGCGCACGAGTTCGGGCACTTTTCTCAGCGGTCCATGAAGCTGGGGAGTTACGTCTATATCGTTAATCGGGTGATCTATAATTTAGTATATGACCGTGACCGCTGGGATGCATTGCTGGATAAGTGGGTCGAATCGGGTGGGTTATGGGGGACGTTTGCGGGCCTCACTCATATTTTGGTTAATCTGGTCCGTAGGGTACTCAGCAAAGCCTACCAATGGCTGAATCTGCGGTATATGGGGTTGTCACGAGAAATGGAATACCAGGCTGATCTGGTGGCAGTTAGTGCGGCCGGAGCGCAGCCGGTTATAACCGCCCTTCGCCGGATTGAACTAGGTGATGCCGCTTATCAGCAGATGATAAGCTATCTGAATGGATTGGTTGGCGAGTCGAAAGTCGCTGAAAATATCTACCCGCTACACACCGAAACGATGCACATGCTGGCTTCGGAACTTGACATCGATATACGGCATGGGCTTCCTTTACTGACGGATGAGCAGGCCAGTAAAATGGTGGTAGCGCGCCGGGTAAATTACGAGGATCAGTGGTCATCACATCCGGCGCAGGGAGAACGTGAGGCCAATATTCGAACGGTTTCGGCTCCCTGTATTCCCGATGAATCGTCGCCCTGGCTGCTTTTTACCAATCCTGAGCACTGGCAAAAAGAACTGACAACCAGACTCTATGCCGGTGTTGAGCTGAACGCATCGGCCAACCGGCAGTTCATCCATACATCGGAGTATGTGGCTCATGTCGTTGACGAAGTTAATCGGGCGCAATTGCCCGAAAAGTACAACGGCTTTTACGACAGGAGGCTGTTAGCCACTTTTACCCCCGATAGCGTAGCGTTGGAAACGAACGAGATTCCCGCTGAAGAAACCATTTTTTCGGATGAAAACCGGCAATTAAGAAAGCAGCTCTTTACCGATTTTGACGATCGGAAC is a window of Spirosoma linguale DSM 74 DNA encoding:
- a CDS encoding leucyl-tRNA synthetase (TIGRFAM: leucyl-tRNA synthetase~KEGG: EMB2369 (EMBRYO DEFECTIVE 2369); ATP binding /   aminoacyl-tRNA ligase ; K01869 leucyl-tRNA synthetase), whose product is MADYNHRETEQKWQRFWDENHTYKPAVTTDRPKYYVLDMFPYPSGAGLHVGHPLGYIASDIVSRYKRLKGYNVLHPMGFDSFGLPAEQYAIQTGQHPAVTTEQNLTRYIEQLKNIGFSYDWSREVRTSDPSYYKWTQWIFMELFRSWYNKETDKAEPIETLLAKFVANGTAGVQAVCDENAPAFTADEWNVMTETEQYEMSLKYRLTFLADAVVNWCPALGTVLANDEVKDGVSERGGYPVEQKLMRQWMMRITAYADRLLTGLDTIDWTESLKEQQRNWIGKSVGASVKFPIAEVDENASASFIEVFTTRVDTIYGVTFMVLAPEHELVSTLTTPEQKEAVEAYVNAAKLRSERDRMADTKVISGVFTGSYCVNPFNDEKVPIYLADYVLAGYGTGAVMAVPSGDQRDWNFAKHFNLPIVPILDSQKAVEEQADNTKEGHYINSGMINGMTYKEATATLITWLEERGLGKGKVNYRMRDAVFSRQRYWGEPVPVYFKEGGSTGKLPYLIDESDLPLELPAVDKYLPTETGEPPLGRAEDWKYKGKYEYELSTMPGWAGSSWYWYRYMDPQNNDEFASKDAIDYWQNVDLYIGGTEHATGHLLYSRFWNKFLKDRGYVPQEEPFKKLINQGMIQGRSMLVYRVKDSEGQGKTPVFVSFGLKNQYETTELHVDVNIVENDVLDTEAFKHWLPDYKNAEFILENGKYVCGSVVEKMSKRYYNVVNPDDIAERYGADVLRLYEMFLGPLEQAKPWNTNGIDGVYRFIRKFWRLFYKDTAAGASDEGANQWIVTDEQPTPAELKVLHKTIKKTEEDIELYSFNTSVSSFMICVNELATLNCHKRAVLQDLVLLLSPYAPHITEELWAALGNEPGSISSAEFPKFNPNYLIEDSFEYPIQINGKVRTTISFAIDRAPTEIEREVLADEIVQKWMEGKTPKKVVVVPKRIVNVVL
- a CDS encoding luciferase family oxidoreductase, group 1 (TIGRFAM: luciferase family oxidoreductase, group 1~PFAM: Luciferase-like, subgroup~KEGG: mxa:MXAN_5094 luciferase-like monooxygenase family protein), whose product is MIPFSVLDLSPIVEGNTATQALRNTLNLAQHAEQLGYNRYWLAEHHNMPGIASAATSVVIGYVAGGTNTIRVGSGGIMLPNHSPLVIAEQFGTLESLYPGRIDLGLGRAPGSDQATYRALRRAANGPDTFPQDVVELQHYFQPDDTNQFVQAIPGTGLNIPIWILGSSLFGAQLAAMLGLPYAFASHFAPAELLRALQVYRTQFQPSEQLKAPYAMVAVNVIAADTDAEAQRLFTSVQQQFLYIRRGKARQMQPPVDTLEGRWDDYELAGIDSVLRCSAVGSPETVQRGLASFIEQTKADELIITAPIYDHEARKHSLTLTAQVRDALAAQEAEPIAA
- a CDS encoding peptidase M48 Ste24p (PFAM: peptidase M48 Ste24p~KEGG: sde:Sde_3604 hypothetical protein): MIPSPPVDHAHVTFYPPAPDLSDTGFLDPSATFRKEVRRTLAGIIGFAGLYLLLVGFGVALGYVCVLSTIWLISFSINKFTLIIGVGLIALGVMFLLFLVKFLFAVYKNQNAQRIEITAEDHPNLVRFIHKLAEEVNAPKPYKIFLSPNVNACVFYNSSFWSLIMPVQKNLEIGLGLVNSVNMSEFKAVMAHEFGHFSQRSMKLGSYVYIVNRVIYNLVYDRDRWDALLDKWVESGGLWGTFAGLTHILVNLVRRVLSKAYQWLNLRYMGLSREMEYQADLVAVSAAGAQPVITALRRIELGDAAYQQMISYLNGLVGESKVAENIYPLHTETMHMLASELDIDIRHGLPLLTDEQASKMVVARRVNYEDQWSSHPAQGEREANIRTVSAPCIPDESSPWLLFTNPEHWQKELTTRLYAGVELNASANRQFIHTSEYVAHVVDEVNRAQLPEKYNGFYDRRLLATFTPDSVALETNEIPAEETIFSDENRQLRKQLFTDFDDRNTLLQIKARQIQTRTFDFDGKKYDRKEVDAALAVINPEIEELQAYFKRLEIEAFRWHYQKAVQQGVGNELIQRYDLYFRIDQDRELYEELLVEYTDLIKNTQDALKEGGTIKRGMGGQIDAMNDKIQKAYTNSQTISLPSQVGEVTFSNGYAAYLCADPLQVIDTGSFNWEHMVALYRQLELMPHLAGQAQLAVLDELIRWQATL